A part of Paenibacillus sp. 481 genomic DNA contains:
- the ypeB gene encoding germination protein YpeB: protein MYKRFSAVMFPIVTLLFIGAIVWGYQENQEKNSILIKAENQYQRAFHDLTFHVDKLHSELGQTLAVNAKSQGMQRKGLVNVWRLTSEAQNEINQLPLTLMPFNKTEDFLSRISNFAYRTSVRDLTKHPLSTDEMNTLKSLYQNSDQISKDLQQVREKVISQNLRWMDVETAMASEQKALDNTIIDGFKTVDKKVSEYPEINWGPSVANIYTKRSVKMLKGNPMSANEVKAKAEQFLGHKNNEPIQVKENGKKTDYESYTATANYKDGNGSLSMDYTKQGQLMSFIDTRQIGAKRVSAQDAEQKALQFLRRHNYPEMDAVRYNERNNVGSFTFVPVKDNVYVYPQQVSVRVALDKGEVTGLQATDYVYEDKNRSVPKPKLTKSQAQAALNTELNLLFDRLSLIKNDSGEEVLCYEFGGKVNGSAYRIYINADNGTEESMEEMKLISG from the coding sequence ATGTATAAACGATTTAGTGCTGTGATGTTTCCGATCGTCACGCTCTTATTTATTGGGGCCATTGTGTGGGGGTATCAGGAGAATCAGGAGAAGAACTCCATCCTTATCAAAGCCGAAAACCAATATCAGCGAGCCTTCCACGACTTAACGTTTCATGTTGATAAGCTACATAGTGAGTTAGGTCAGACGCTGGCCGTAAACGCTAAGTCGCAAGGGATGCAGCGTAAAGGCTTAGTGAACGTGTGGAGACTGACAAGTGAAGCACAAAACGAAATTAACCAGTTGCCGCTTACGTTAATGCCTTTTAACAAGACAGAGGATTTTCTGTCTCGTATCTCCAATTTTGCATACCGTACATCAGTTAGAGATCTAACCAAACATCCGTTGTCTACTGATGAGATGAACACGTTAAAATCTTTGTACCAGAACTCAGATCAAATCTCAAAAGATTTACAGCAGGTTCGGGAAAAAGTTATTAGTCAAAATTTACGTTGGATGGACGTCGAAACGGCAATGGCTTCCGAGCAGAAGGCGCTGGACAATACGATTATCGACGGATTCAAGACGGTTGATAAAAAAGTAAGTGAATATCCCGAGATCAACTGGGGCCCGTCTGTTGCGAATATTTACACGAAGCGCTCCGTCAAAATGCTAAAAGGTAATCCGATGTCAGCGAATGAAGTTAAAGCGAAAGCGGAGCAGTTTTTGGGTCACAAAAATAACGAGCCCATTCAAGTGAAAGAAAATGGCAAGAAGACGGATTATGAGTCCTATACTGCCACTGCCAATTACAAAGATGGAAACGGTTCTCTGTCTATGGACTATACGAAGCAAGGTCAGCTCATGTCTTTCATCGATACACGTCAAATCGGGGCCAAGCGAGTTTCCGCGCAAGATGCGGAGCAGAAAGCGCTTCAATTTTTAAGACGTCACAACTACCCTGAGATGGATGCTGTGCGTTACAATGAGCGCAACAACGTGGGCAGTTTTACATTTGTACCTGTAAAGGATAACGTATATGTTTATCCTCAACAGGTTAGCGTACGTGTTGCCTTAGACAAAGGTGAAGTTACCGGCTTGCAAGCAACGGATTATGTTTATGAGGATAAAAATCGCAGCGTACCGAAGCCAAAGCTAACCAAAAGCCAGGCGCAGGCTGCGCTTAATACCGAATTGAATTTGTTGTTTGACCGCTTGTCTCTAATCAAAAACGATTCAGGTGAAGAAGTGCTTTGTTATGAATTTGGCGGCAAAGTAAACGGTTCAGCCTACCGTATTTATATCAATGCTGATAATGGTACGGAAGAGTCCATGGAGGAAATGAAGCTTATTTCGGGTTAA
- a CDS encoding lysophospholipid acyltransferase family protein, translating into MLYTFSCKLLRVIYKLLFRFEVKGLENIPKDSGVLLCSNHISNLDPPAMGIWIDRQIRFMAKQELFDIPLLGRLIKALGAFPVKRGGVSKESIRTSFQLLKDGGVMAIFPEGTRNMDGAVEAKKGAAMIALRSGAAVVPVAICGQYKLFRKMKVVYGPPVDLSDLVELKGGEVLEQATERIMSHINEMLRAEMAPTTSR; encoded by the coding sequence ATGCTATATACGTTCAGTTGTAAGCTGCTTCGTGTTATATACAAGCTACTGTTCCGATTCGAAGTGAAAGGGCTAGAGAATATACCGAAAGATAGCGGCGTACTACTCTGCTCCAATCACATCAGCAACTTAGACCCTCCTGCCATGGGCATTTGGATAGATAGGCAAATTCGCTTTATGGCCAAACAGGAACTGTTCGACATCCCGCTGCTAGGCCGTTTAATTAAAGCGCTAGGAGCCTTTCCTGTTAAACGTGGTGGCGTCAGCAAAGAATCGATACGTACTTCCTTTCAATTGCTGAAGGATGGGGGAGTCATGGCTATTTTCCCAGAGGGTACTCGTAACATGGATGGCGCAGTTGAAGCGAAGAAAGGTGCTGCCATGATTGCCTTACGCAGCGGTGCTGCGGTCGTGCCAGTCGCGATTTGCGGGCAATACAAACTTTTTCGTAAAATGAAAGTCGTATACGGGCCACCAGTTGACCTGTCTGATTTGGTCGAATTAAAAGGCGGCGAAGTATTAGAACAAGCTACAGAGCGTATTATGTCGCACATCAATGAGATGCTTCGTGCCGAAATGGCTCCGACAACCTCTCGTTAG
- a CDS encoding flagellar brake protein, whose protein sequence is MLPNVSDTIMIQSTRSQNGNPEYKARVADIDETSLWIEIPINETTGKYGFFISGEELDVYYTQIEGVKWHFSTAVIGAKQDQGVRLMGLRKPEPHWMTKMQRRSYLRVQAKLEMALRTEDGVKFLAFTEDVSGGGVSFMMDIKQELTELQKIQCWLVAPFKSGAIEHIFFVGEIIRLQSVNEEQQLVMMKFDRIADVEQQRLIRYCFERQLDLRK, encoded by the coding sequence ATGTTACCAAATGTAAGTGATACAATCATGATTCAATCGACGCGCTCGCAAAATGGCAATCCAGAATACAAAGCACGGGTTGCTGATATCGACGAAACGAGCCTATGGATTGAGATACCTATAAACGAAACAACGGGAAAGTATGGTTTCTTTATATCTGGAGAAGAATTGGACGTTTATTATACACAAATTGAGGGCGTGAAGTGGCATTTTAGCACGGCAGTTATCGGGGCGAAGCAAGATCAAGGAGTAAGATTAATGGGTTTGCGCAAACCGGAACCGCATTGGATGACAAAAATGCAGCGTCGCAGTTATTTGCGTGTACAGGCCAAGCTTGAAATGGCGTTACGAACAGAAGATGGAGTGAAGTTTCTCGCGTTTACAGAGGATGTGAGCGGGGGAGGCGTTTCGTTTATGATGGATATTAAACAAGAATTAACGGAACTACAAAAAATCCAATGTTGGCTAGTTGCCCCGTTTAAGAGTGGAGCTATTGAGCATATTTTTTTTGTTGGAGAGATCATAAGGTTGCAATCGGTAAATGAAGAACAGCAGCTTGTAATGATGAAATTTGATCGCATTGCAGATGTGGAGCAGCAACGTCTGATTCGATACTGTTTTGAGCGTCAGTTGGACTTGAGGAAATAA
- the prsW gene encoding glutamic-type intramembrane protease PrsW gives MSAAQTSDFATPILPVLTAAIAPGLALLTYFYLKDRYDYEPIHLVIRVFIVGILIVFPIMIIQHGLVMWWGKNPFLFSFIISAGVEEFIKWFVLFHLIYNHVAFDEHYDGILYAVAVSLGFATIENILYAWFQYTSFFELLIRALLPVSGHALFGVIMGYYLGKAKFSQGNLTKRYIAFSIVIPIFWHGVYDILLLTVTRYWLWFVIPLMLFLWYFGMSKVRRATAGSPFRLIKREEEVKM, from the coding sequence ATGAGTGCTGCGCAGACAAGTGACTTCGCAACGCCGATTTTGCCTGTTTTAACTGCTGCAATAGCGCCAGGACTTGCTTTATTAACTTATTTCTACTTAAAAGATCGTTACGACTATGAACCGATTCATCTCGTGATTCGAGTGTTTATCGTCGGAATTCTTATTGTATTTCCCATTATGATCATTCAGCATGGTCTGGTCATGTGGTGGGGGAAGAACCCGTTTCTGTTCTCGTTTATCATTTCGGCAGGTGTGGAGGAGTTCATCAAATGGTTTGTCCTCTTTCATTTAATATACAATCATGTCGCGTTTGATGAGCATTACGACGGTATCTTGTATGCGGTGGCTGTGTCGCTTGGCTTCGCAACGATCGAAAACATTTTATATGCGTGGTTCCAATATACGTCCTTCTTTGAGTTGCTGATTCGGGCTTTGCTACCCGTATCCGGCCACGCCCTATTTGGGGTTATTATGGGTTATTATTTGGGCAAAGCCAAGTTCTCACAAGGTAACCTAACGAAGCGCTATATCGCGTTTTCGATCGTGATTCCGATATTTTGGCACGGGGTTTATGATATTTTGTTGCTCACCGTGACGAGATACTGGCTATGGTTTGTCATCCCACTCATGCTGTTTTTATGGTACTTCGGAATGTCTAAAGTAAGACGAGCAACAGCGGGTTCGCCTTTTCGCCTGATCAAACGGGAAGAAGAGGTTAAAATGTAA
- the rpsA gene encoding 30S ribosomal protein S1 encodes MSEETKVSAETTNQDALNNIVALKKGDTVKGTIVKIEDNQAFVSIGYKYDGVIPVRELSAVSVDKASDAVQIGQEVESKVVSIDDEKERLVLSKRQVDSEQAWDVLQQRFESQEVFEVTVSDVVKGGIVADVGVRAFIPASMVERHFVEDFSDYKGKTLRVKVKEIDRENNKLILSQKEVLDAEFESNKKQILSNLQEGQELEGTVQRLTQFGAFVDVGGVDGLVHVSEIAWQHVDKPADVVQEGQQVKVKVLKVDPANGKISLSMKATQPGPWEQSSGNIKTGEIISGVVRRLVDFGAFVEVAPGVEGLVHISQISHRHIATPYEVLKQGQTVQVKVLDFNPAEKRVSLSIKETEEAPAQAPKQEKKVFKEDLNNNPNVSLSNQGMSVTLGERFGDMLGKLK; translated from the coding sequence ATGTCCGAAGAAACAAAGGTATCAGCTGAAACGACAAATCAAGATGCTTTGAACAACATCGTGGCGCTGAAAAAAGGTGACACAGTCAAAGGAACAATCGTCAAAATTGAGGACAATCAAGCATTTGTAAGTATTGGCTATAAATACGACGGCGTTATTCCTGTTCGTGAATTATCCGCTGTATCTGTAGATAAAGCTTCTGATGCTGTACAAATCGGTCAAGAAGTAGAAAGCAAAGTCGTGAGCATTGACGACGAAAAGGAGCGACTTGTATTGTCTAAGCGTCAAGTTGATAGCGAGCAAGCTTGGGATGTATTGCAACAGCGCTTCGAATCACAAGAAGTGTTCGAAGTAACCGTTTCTGACGTTGTAAAAGGCGGTATTGTAGCGGACGTTGGCGTTCGCGCGTTTATTCCTGCTTCCATGGTAGAGCGTCACTTTGTAGAAGATTTCAGTGATTACAAAGGAAAGACACTACGTGTTAAAGTTAAAGAAATCGACCGTGAAAACAATAAGCTGATCCTGTCTCAAAAAGAAGTGCTTGATGCGGAATTTGAGTCTAATAAAAAGCAAATCTTGTCCAACTTGCAAGAAGGTCAAGAGTTGGAAGGTACCGTACAACGCTTGACACAATTTGGTGCATTTGTTGATGTAGGTGGCGTGGATGGATTGGTTCACGTATCTGAAATCGCATGGCAGCATGTTGATAAGCCGGCTGACGTTGTTCAAGAAGGCCAACAGGTGAAAGTAAAAGTGCTTAAAGTTGATCCTGCAAACGGTAAAATCAGCTTGAGCATGAAGGCTACTCAACCAGGTCCTTGGGAGCAATCCTCTGGCAACATCAAGACTGGTGAAATCATTAGTGGCGTAGTTAGACGCCTTGTTGATTTCGGTGCATTCGTTGAGGTTGCACCAGGCGTAGAAGGTTTGGTTCATATTTCTCAAATTTCACATCGTCATATTGCAACACCGTATGAAGTATTGAAACAAGGCCAAACGGTTCAAGTAAAAGTGTTGGATTTCAATCCTGCTGAAAAGCGTGTTAGCTTGAGCATCAAAGAAACAGAAGAAGCTCCAGCACAAGCGCCAAAACAGGAGAAGAAAGTGTTCAAGGAAGATTTGAACAATAACCCTAACGTATCCTTGAGCAACCAAGGCATGAGCGTTACATTGGGTGAGCGTTTCGGCGACATGCTCGGCAAACTGAAATAA
- a CDS encoding NAD(P)H-dependent glycerol-3-phosphate dehydrogenase: MFGKVAVFVAGSWGTALSQVLAHNGHEVYLWTRNAEQANEINEHHTNEKYLPEMHLHPAIVATTSIEVAMKDASACVIVAPSGGMRSVTSQMKPFWKDNMIVVHATKGFETETLKRMSEVIEDELQCGADRIAVLSGPSHAEEVVRQCPTTVVIASTSLDAAERAQDLFMNESYFRVYTNQDIVGVELAGALKNIIALGAGLSDGLSFGDNAKAALITRGLAEIARLGVDMGANPLTFAGLAGVGDLVVTCTSQHSRNWRAGSMIGQGVPVNEVLSRMGMVVEGIRTTKAAYELAERRQIQMPIVEQLHRVLFENGDAKTAVEHLMGRVRKNELEEVQKMSMDLIDK; this comes from the coding sequence GTGTTCGGTAAAGTTGCAGTATTCGTTGCAGGGAGTTGGGGTACAGCGCTTAGTCAAGTGCTGGCACATAACGGGCACGAGGTGTACCTGTGGACTCGCAATGCAGAGCAAGCCAATGAAATTAACGAGCATCATACGAACGAAAAGTATTTGCCTGAGATGCACTTACATCCTGCTATCGTTGCAACGACTTCGATCGAAGTAGCGATGAAGGACGCTTCTGCTTGCGTAATTGTGGCCCCTTCTGGGGGGATGCGTAGCGTTACAAGTCAAATGAAGCCGTTCTGGAAGGATAACATGATCGTTGTCCATGCGACGAAAGGCTTTGAGACGGAAACGTTGAAACGTATGTCCGAAGTCATTGAGGATGAGCTGCAATGTGGAGCAGACCGCATTGCTGTGCTGTCCGGACCAAGTCATGCGGAAGAAGTTGTGCGTCAATGTCCAACTACGGTTGTTATTGCGTCAACTTCATTAGATGCAGCGGAGCGGGCGCAAGATTTGTTTATGAACGAGTCGTATTTTCGTGTGTACACGAATCAAGATATTGTTGGCGTAGAGCTGGCTGGAGCGTTAAAGAACATTATTGCGCTCGGGGCAGGGCTATCTGACGGATTAAGCTTCGGCGATAATGCTAAGGCAGCCCTTATAACCCGTGGATTAGCCGAAATCGCGAGATTAGGTGTGGACATGGGAGCAAATCCGCTTACATTTGCGGGTTTGGCCGGAGTAGGCGATCTAGTCGTTACTTGTACAAGCCAGCATAGCCGTAACTGGCGGGCAGGATCGATGATCGGGCAAGGGGTTCCTGTAAACGAGGTACTAAGCCGTATGGGGATGGTTGTTGAAGGCATTCGGACCACCAAGGCAGCGTATGAGCTTGCGGAACGTCGTCAAATTCAAATGCCAATTGTAGAGCAATTGCATCGTGTATTGTTCGAAAACGGAGATGCAAAGACTGCTGTTGAACATTTGATGGGGCGCGTCAGAAAGAAC
- the cmk gene encoding (d)CMP kinase, giving the protein MTSPSKVMTTRMNIAIDGPAGAGKSTVARHVARELGYVYIDTGAMYRAVSLHMIRTGIQPDQVEEAVAEMQRLHLELLPGSERQTVLLNKEDVTETIRTPEISQFASLFAQLEPIRIKLVHMQRQMAEQKGIVMDGRDIGTHVLPDAEFKWFLTASVEERARRRYVEYMDKENVTLEQLMHDIEQRDRQDETREISPLRLADDAILLDTSSMSIDEVVNVIVQRAILRKDGEQ; this is encoded by the coding sequence TTGACATCACCTTCTAAAGTTATGACAACACGCATGAATATCGCAATCGACGGGCCTGCAGGGGCAGGAAAGAGTACGGTTGCTCGTCACGTTGCTCGTGAGTTAGGTTACGTCTATATCGACACGGGAGCCATGTATCGGGCGGTTTCATTACATATGATTCGCACTGGCATTCAGCCAGATCAAGTGGAAGAAGCTGTAGCTGAAATGCAGCGACTGCACTTGGAACTGTTGCCAGGTTCAGAACGTCAGACGGTTCTACTGAATAAAGAAGACGTTACAGAAACGATTCGCACACCAGAGATCAGCCAGTTCGCATCTCTGTTTGCTCAACTCGAACCTATTCGCATAAAGCTTGTACATATGCAGCGTCAAATGGCCGAACAGAAAGGCATCGTAATGGATGGTCGAGACATCGGTACACACGTTCTCCCAGATGCGGAATTCAAGTGGTTTTTAACAGCTTCTGTCGAAGAACGCGCGCGCAGACGCTATGTGGAATATATGGATAAGGAAAATGTAACCTTAGAGCAGCTTATGCACGATATCGAGCAGCGGGATCGTCAAGACGAAACTCGTGAAATATCCCCGCTTAGACTAGCGGATGACGCCATTTTGTTAGATACGTCTAGCATGTCCATTGACGAGGTCGTGAACGTTATCGTTCAACGTGCTATTTTAAGGAAAGATGGTGAGCAGTAA
- the der gene encoding ribosome biogenesis GTPase Der, with protein MAKPVVAIVGRPNVGKSTIFNRIIGDRLAIVEDKPGVTRDRIYGTSEWNGKPFSIIDTGGIEIDGEDEILRSIRAQAELAIEEADVIVFMCDGKSGVTQSDEEVGQMLFRSGKPIIVAVNKVDNLSRMDDIYEFYNLGFGEPIPISGSHGTGIGDLLDVIINNVPELAEDEYEDDVIKVALIGRPNVGKSSLVNAILGEERVIVSDVAGTTRDAIDTPFEKDGQKFVIIDTAGMRKRGKVYETTEKYSVMRSMKAIERADVVLVIINGEEGIIEQDKHIAGYAHEAGKAALFVVNKWDAIEKDDKTMQQFEQKIRDHFLFMSYAPIVFLSAKTKQRLHKLLPVTQHVAEQHSKRIPTHVLNDVISDAVAYNPPPTDKGKRLRINYATQVAVKPPTIVIFVNEPELMHFSYERYLENRIRAAFDFEGTPMRLFTRRKSDDK; from the coding sequence ATGGCAAAACCCGTTGTTGCCATTGTCGGGCGGCCGAACGTCGGCAAGTCCACTATTTTTAATCGCATCATTGGCGACCGATTGGCAATCGTGGAGGATAAGCCTGGCGTGACACGCGACCGTATTTACGGTACGAGTGAATGGAACGGGAAGCCGTTCAGCATAATTGACACTGGCGGTATCGAAATTGATGGCGAAGATGAAATTCTTCGTTCTATTCGAGCGCAGGCGGAACTGGCAATTGAGGAAGCAGACGTAATCGTATTTATGTGCGATGGCAAGTCTGGCGTTACTCAATCCGATGAAGAAGTTGGACAGATGTTGTTCCGTTCTGGCAAGCCAATCATTGTTGCTGTTAACAAAGTAGACAATCTCAGCCGTATGGATGATATTTATGAGTTCTACAATCTAGGCTTCGGTGAACCAATTCCGATCTCGGGATCGCATGGTACAGGCATTGGCGATCTATTGGATGTAATTATTAACAATGTACCAGAACTAGCTGAGGATGAATATGAGGATGATGTCATTAAAGTTGCCCTAATTGGACGACCAAATGTAGGTAAATCATCACTTGTAAATGCCATTTTAGGCGAAGAACGTGTCATTGTTAGCGATGTCGCTGGTACGACACGCGATGCGATCGATACTCCGTTTGAAAAAGACGGTCAAAAATTCGTTATCATTGACACAGCAGGTATGCGTAAACGTGGCAAAGTATACGAAACGACAGAGAAGTATAGCGTCATGCGTTCGATGAAGGCAATTGAGCGTGCTGATGTTGTACTCGTCATTATTAACGGTGAAGAAGGCATCATTGAACAAGACAAACATATTGCTGGCTACGCGCATGAAGCGGGTAAGGCTGCGCTGTTCGTCGTTAACAAATGGGATGCCATTGAAAAAGACGATAAAACGATGCAACAATTTGAGCAAAAAATTCGCGATCATTTTTTGTTCATGTCATATGCACCGATTGTATTTTTGTCGGCAAAAACGAAGCAACGCTTACATAAGCTGTTGCCAGTCACTCAGCATGTCGCTGAACAACATTCGAAACGAATTCCGACGCATGTGCTGAATGATGTCATCTCCGATGCAGTAGCATACAATCCACCGCCTACCGACAAGGGCAAGCGGTTGCGTATTAACTATGCTACACAGGTTGCAGTTAAGCCGCCTACGATCGTTATTTTCGTTAACGAGCCGGAACTTATGCACTTCTCTTATGAACGTTATCTAGAGAACCGCATTCGGGCAGCTTTCGACTTCGAGGGAACGCCAATGCGGTTGTTCACTCGTCGTAAATCTGACGACAAATAG
- the plsY gene encoding glycerol-3-phosphate 1-O-acyltransferase PlsY — protein sequence MLSLFAIVISYLIGSVSFSMLVARNMYSMDIRQHGSGNAGATNTLRVLGKGPGLAVLLLDACKGIAAILIGWLLSDETWVHVACGVAVIVGHNWPVFFRFKGGKGIATTIGVLALLAFYPALIAGIFGIAVIAWTRYVSLGSLVFTTGTSLFILLFRYDSAILVGSLLICALAIYRHRGNIQKLIKGTENRLGSKEGGAGRVR from the coding sequence ATGCTATCTCTTTTCGCAATCGTGATCAGTTATCTCATCGGCTCGGTTAGCTTTAGTATGCTTGTTGCCAGAAATATGTACAGCATGGATATTCGTCAGCATGGCAGCGGCAACGCCGGAGCGACAAATACGCTACGTGTATTAGGAAAAGGACCAGGTTTAGCAGTGTTACTGCTGGATGCTTGTAAAGGTATTGCTGCCATTTTAATTGGCTGGCTGTTGTCTGACGAGACTTGGGTTCATGTTGCATGTGGCGTAGCCGTTATCGTGGGTCATAACTGGCCTGTATTTTTCCGGTTTAAAGGTGGAAAAGGAATCGCAACGACGATAGGTGTATTAGCGTTGTTAGCTTTCTACCCTGCACTGATTGCTGGTATATTTGGAATAGCTGTAATCGCATGGACTCGTTATGTTTCTTTAGGCTCACTGGTATTTACTACTGGTACATCGCTGTTTATTTTATTGTTCCGCTACGATTCAGCCATTTTGGTTGGCAGCCTACTTATTTGTGCATTAGCAATTTACCGTCATCGAGGCAACATTCAGAAGCTTATTAAAGGGACGGAAAATCGCTTAGGTTCAAAAGAGGGAGGGGCAGGGCGTGTTCGGTAA